The following is a genomic window from Synechococcus sp. JA-2-3B'a(2-13).
CGACCAAGTGTTGCTGGAGCTGCGCCTCAGCAGCGAGCAGGCTAAGCAGCTCTCGGAGTGGATCCTGAAGCAGGCGCTGCCCCCAAAGGTATTGCGGCAGAACTTGGTGGACTTTCTCACCGATCGCAACATCGAATCCCTTGACGAGGAGTTTCGTGAACGAGCGACCGGCTCCTACTGGGTGGTGGCCAACTTGTTCGGCCTGAAAAATGCCCTGTTGCGCCTGCGCACCTATTGTCTAGAAGAGCCGGAAGGGGCAGAAGCCATCTTGGAAGATCTGCTCAAAGACATCAACGCCTCCCGCCGCCTGACCGAGATCCTGCAGAACCTCTCGCTGCAAAACCTGCCGGTTTCCGCCGTGCGTCAGTTGCGCCGTGCCCTCCGCGACGGGATCCAAGATTACCTGCGCAGCCAAGGGCCAGAGGTTATCAAAGGGCTGGGGGAGACCATCGATTGGGAAAAAGTGGCCAGCCTGGTGTTGGGACGCCTGCGCAACTCCAAGGCGTTGATCACCTCCATCGATCAGATCAGCGCCGACCTGGCTTTGGTCTTGGAGCGCTACCTAGAACGGGATCTCGAATCCCTGATGATGCAGGTGATCCCGGTGTTGAACCTGGATCAGGTCATTGCCGATAAAGTCAACGCCACCTCCCCTGCCGACCTGGAGCAGGCCATCCAGCAGATCGTGCGCCAAGAACTCCAGGCCATCGTCAACTTAGGCGGCCTCCTCGGCTTTTTGGTGGGCTGTGTACAGGTGCTGTTCTTGCTGGGCTGACGAGTTTGGGTTGGGCTTTGACTTTGGCTATGATATGAGAATGCGATTAACAATTCTCCACACTTCGGATCTCCATGCCAATCTACATCCCTGGAACTACTTCACCGGGATCCCTGCGGAGCACGGTCTAGCCAAGCTGGCCACCCTTATTAAGCGCGTGCGAGCTGCCAGTGAGGATCCCGTCTTACTCATCGACAGCGGCGATACCATTCAGGGATCCCCCTTGGGCACCTACTATGCGCAAGTGGAGCGCGTCTCCCCTCACCCCTTGGCTCATGCTCTCAACGCCTTGGGCTACGACGCCTTTACCCCTGGCAACCACGACTTTAACTTTGGGCTGCAAGTTCTCCAGGATTTTATCGGCGATCTCCGCTGTCCGGTGCTCTGCGCCAACATCCTCCGCCAGAATGGGGATCCCCTCTTCCAGCCCTACCTGATCCGGGAATTGGCCGGGGTTCGCGTTGGCTTGCTAGGGCTGACCACCCCCCGCATCGACACCTGGGAGCGACCCGACTACATTGCGGGGCTGCGCTTTGCCCCCTTGTTGGAGACCGCCCGACACTACCTATCGCTGCTGCGACCTCAGGTGGATGTTTTGATCTTGATCCTGCACAGCGGCCCCAACCAATTGCCCCCCCTGCGCACCCCTGAGCATTGGCACAACCCGGATCGCTCCGGCTGGTGCAGCAACAAAAGCCTGGCAGGGGAAAACGAACTGTTGGCCCTGGCCGAACTGGACGGCATTGACGTCATCCTCTCCGGCCATACCCACCAGACCATCGCCGGTCTGGGGGGATCCCAAGCTCTGGTAGTTCAGCCCGGCTATTGGGGCAGCCACCTCTCCCAGGTATCCCTGGAGCTGGAGCGCCAGGGCAGCCGCTGGCAAATTCTCGGGAAAAGCGCACAGCTCCTCTCCGCCGAAGGGATCCCTCCCGATCCCGAACTCTTGGCCTTGACAGAGCCCTATCATCAAGCCACCCTGCGCTACATCCGTCAGCCCATTGGCCAAGCCCGTTCTGCCTATAGCGGCGGTCTGGCAGCCCGTCTGGGGGCCAACCCTCTGGCAGAGCTGCTCCATCAGGCCCAATTGCAAGCAGTGCGGGAGGCAGGATTCCCCGCAGAGCTCTCCCTGGTCAACATCTGCAGCAGCGCCGGCCTGTCAGCAGGCCCCATCTCCCTGCAAGATGCCTACAGCCTCACCGTCTACGACAACACCCTCTGCGTTTTGGAGATCACTGGAGATATTCTGCGGCGCGCCCTAGAACAGACTGCCGGCTATTTTCGCCAGTTGGATCCCAATCACCTTCCCGCCGATCCTGCTGCCGTCGTGGCCCCCGAAGCCCGCGGCTACACCTTCGACCTCTACCACGGCATCGACTACTGCTTCGATCTCACCCGCCCCGTAGGAAAGCGCCTGGTGACCTTACAATTCCGCGGACAGCCGGTGGAACCAGCACAGACCTTTCGCCTGGCCATTAACCACTACCGAGCCGGCGGCGGCGGCGGTTACAGCATGTTCC
Proteins encoded in this region:
- a CDS encoding DUF445 domain-containing protein is translated as MAFWIYVVPPLAGLVIGYFTNDIAIKMLFRPYRPYRVFGWRIPFTPGLIPQNQPRLAKQIAKTIMGSLLTPEELHNLARKLLQTERMQAGIRWLLGVALDRLQNPEQQQQTAQVLARILADLFNESLPRLVKVLARQETFLEGPINQLFDQVLLELRLSSEQAKQLSEWILKQALPPKVLRQNLVDFLTDRNIESLDEEFRERATGSYWVVANLFGLKNALLRLRTYCLEEPEGAEAILEDLLKDINASRRLTEILQNLSLQNLPVSAVRQLRRALRDGIQDYLRSQGPEVIKGLGETIDWEKVASLVLGRLRNSKALITSIDQISADLALVLERYLERDLESLMMQVIPVLNLDQVIADKVNATSPADLEQAIQQIVRQELQAIVNLGGLLGFLVGCVQVLFLLG
- a CDS encoding bifunctional metallophosphatase/5'-nucleotidase: MRLTILHTSDLHANLHPWNYFTGIPAEHGLAKLATLIKRVRAASEDPVLLIDSGDTIQGSPLGTYYAQVERVSPHPLAHALNALGYDAFTPGNHDFNFGLQVLQDFIGDLRCPVLCANILRQNGDPLFQPYLIRELAGVRVGLLGLTTPRIDTWERPDYIAGLRFAPLLETARHYLSLLRPQVDVLILILHSGPNQLPPLRTPEHWHNPDRSGWCSNKSLAGENELLALAELDGIDVILSGHTHQTIAGLGGSQALVVQPGYWGSHLSQVSLELERQGSRWQILGKSAQLLSAEGIPPDPELLALTEPYHQATLRYIRQPIGQARSAYSGGLAARLGANPLAELLHQAQLQAVREAGFPAELSLVNICSSAGLSAGPISLQDAYSLTVYDNTLCVLEITGDILRRALEQTAGYFRQLDPNHLPADPAAVVAPEARGYTFDLYHGIDYCFDLTRPVGKRLVTLQFRGQPVEPAQTFRLAINHYRAGGGGGYSMFQEAQTLWISADSIRDFLVYYIHTHSPIQPIYSPNWRLIPDLAKIYFPDCLGRPREHLLVG